The DNA window AACTAGTGCAAAAACAATAAGGACATTTGATATCATTAAATCCACATTACGCATCTTTCTCCATGGTGCATAGTGATTAATTGGCTTACCTTCTTTTAGTTTTTTTCTCAATGAACGTACTGCAATTGTAGCCTGTATAGCATAATATGCGGAATAAATAATTATAAATAAAGTCATAGGTGGAATGGTTTTCCCCTCTATCAGGGCGAGGGTAGGGGTGGAGTTAGCAAATAATGCAAAGTAGATTAAGCCTATAAATAGTAAAGTAATGATTGCTACCAATAAAGCACTACTAGCAACCTTTTTATCAAGAGCCTTCAACGTATAGGACTGTTCCTCAGGATCTGTATGTAGTTCAGGGGCATTCAACTCAACAGGGGATGAAAACACAGAAAACATTCCGTAGCTAGTAACATAAGACCATCCACTGTCCGCATACAATTCCTGTTGCTCCGATGTAATTGTTTTGTTTTGCAATGCATCTATCCTGTATCTCGTTTTTCGAGGCTCCTCTTTAAGAAAATGTACAAACAACCAGCCAAGCTTCCTAAGATGCAACCCTTCACTTGCCATATCTGAAAACCAACTCTCATGCTCACCAATACGCCAATAATTACTTGGTTTCAGTTTTAGAATTACCTTTTCCATTCTCATCACCTTCTTTCAGAAATATTCCATCATCAACTAACGCTACCAATCGGTTATATTCATTACGGAGAGCTTCTTTTCCATCCGCTGTAATTGTATAAGTTTTTCTTCTACCATCATCCTCTGATAGAGTAATAAGTCCTTCTTTTTGAATACGAGAAAGAACACCATAAAGTGTACCTGGTCCCATCTCTACTCTCCCACGAGAAATCTCCGTTATTGTATTCATAAGACTATACCCATGATTTGGATTCACAAGCGCTAATAATACATAGTACATTGCTTCGGTCATAGGAGCACCAGTATATGCCATAGCAAAGCCTCCATTCATTATGTAATACGATATATCGTGTTACATAATAGTATTATTTTTTTAATTCTTCGTCAATCAAAATTCTGAATATTCATTTTTAAAATTCTACTTTAATCAATTTCATATTTCCAATTATTTATGAAATTAAATTACTTTATTAGATAGAAAAATAAATCCCGAATCACAGTTACCTGGATTCGAGATTTACTTTTTATGTTTCTATAATATGCTCCACATGCAAAGGTAACTCTTTTATTTTTTCTTTCAAAAATGGAGGATATACATTAATATCCTTTAATTCTTCTAAGCGTTTCCAGTAATAGGTGTGTATTTTTCCATTTTCATTTACAACAAATTCTTCGCCATGATCTACGACGATTTCTTCGTCTTTTAATTCTAATAAATAGAAGAAGCATATTTCATGGAATTTTTCTTTCAAGGTATCTTCCACAAAAAAGTTTTCATTCGCCCACAGCATGCGTTTAACATTTACATCTATTGAAAGCTCTTCTCTGATTTCGCGTTTTATCGCATCTTCGCTTTTTTCATGCAGCATGACTCGACCTCCCGGAACATAATAGTATGGTTGGTTTTCGTCTTGCATAATAAGTAGCTTGTCTTCATGAATAAGTAATCCCGCTACACGATAGTTAAATCTTCCTTCTGGTGTTTTAAATGTGATATCCATATTATTCTCAATCCTTCCCTTTACAAACATCCACCCATTGCTGGCCATTTGCATATGTATACAGTTCTTCGCAAGTGAGTTCAATAGCACTATTACTGCTCCCACATGCTGGAAAAATAGTATCAAATCGTTTCAATGATTCATCTAGGTACACTAATACATCTTGTGGGATGCCAAAAGGGCACACACCACCGACTGCATGTCCTACTTGATTCAGTACCTCATCTGGAGAGAGCATTTTTGCTTTCACTCCGAATATGCTTTTAAACTTTGCATTATCAATTTTTGTATCGCCTGCAGCTACAACTAAAATGCAACTATCTTCTTTTTTAAAGGACAACGTTTTCGCAATGCGAGCCGGCTCCACGTTTAGTGCTTGTGCAGCAAGTTCCACAGTTGCACTTGATTCTTCAAATTCTTGAATCTTACCTTCCATATCAAACTTTGCAAAATAATCTCGTACTAATTCGATTGCCATTTGAAACACCTCCTTATTATATAGATTAACTTTTCAGACTAATAAACCTATTATACTAGTTTACACAAAAAAAGAACCAGAGATAGGTCTCTGATTCATACTTATTCCCTTAGCTTTCAAGTGAAAAGTCATTTATGGAGTAATAATGATAACCTCAGCCTTTATGAAAGGTAGATGCTAGCAATCTATTCTTCACTTAATTCATATTTATAACAGGTGACCGCCTCAACCTGTTCAAATCCTTCTTGTATATATAACGCTTTTGCACGCTCATTATCAGCGTTTACACAAAGTATCGTCTTTGAATAAGATTTTTCCTTAGCAAACTGTAAGGAAGCTCTAAGTAAACTTCTTCCTAATCCTTGACCTTGGTATTCAGGTAATATTGCAATTGGACCTATATTCATGATTGGTGAATTCTCGTACTCATCGTCGCTACCTCTTATGACTCCCACAGCACGATTTTGATGATACAAGATCATTGAACCACCTTCTATGTGATCCTCACTTGTCATCATCTTTTGCACCATTTCGGGTGTGATTGGCGTTTCACTTCCTTGAAGTTTTGCAAAGCCAGCGTTTCTTACTTCGCACCAAGTTTCTTCATCGCTTCCCGAATGGAAAGGCCTAATATCATAGCCCGGCGGTAAACGGAACGCAGGAACCTCCAATTCCTCTCTGACAAGCACGAAGGAGTATCTCTCCACCTCGAACTTTAACCCTTCCATGAATTCTACTAATTTTATATTTGTAAACGGAACAAACAAGTAAACTTTTTCAAGTCCTTCTGTATGTTTTAAAATTGCTTCCATCATCCTTGTATAGCACTCGATATTATCCATTTCTGAATGGAATATTCTAAAACGCGCCTTTTTTCCTCGTTTACTATAATCATCTATCATGAGCGATACTGCTCCTACAATAATTCCTTGCTGATTAGTAAGAATATGAGTAGGATTTTCATCATTCGGCTCAAAATTTTGTAAATCTTCCTCATACAAGAATGAATCATCCAGTTCCATTTTATGCTTCTTGCAGTACGAAAGAAATTCATTAACTCTATCCTGTTTCAACTTTTCAATTCTCATTTATACTTTCCCCTTTATTTAAATCTTCTTATAAATATATCAGTTCTTATGGTTATAACTTATTTTATGTATCAGATAAATCCAAACGTGCACAGAACTATTCCAGATACTAACGTTACCTTTTTCTAAAAAGAAGCCACAAACAAACGAAAATGAAGAATGCGACGATTTCTAGAGATAGGACGTACCATGGATATGGACCTAAAAAATCAAGAAGACTGCCATTTATCGGTTTTGAACGTAAAAACATATAATTCCCTTGAAAAAAAATATTTACTCCATAAATAATCGGAAGCAGTACATTCAATGCAACCATTGTTTTAATGATTCCTTTAAAGGTGGGACGGTACCCTTTCATCCACGTAAAATAAAGGGCCGTCATTATTATTCCGAAATGCGTATAAAAAAAATGGAAGTACCTGAAATGAGGAAAGCTGAGATCTAAAACTGGCGTTGCTACTGCTTGAAGGGCTCCTCCAATGCCTGCATAAAAGACAAAATCATATACATGCTTATTCCCCGTATACAAAAGGACAATCGTCATTACTAAACTAATACTGCATAATTCTAGTGGTAGAGAATTGCCCCAATTCCACCTATCAGTTTGAAAAAGCCAAACGTGATAAAGGACTTCCATCAATAATAAGGACAGGGCAAAAAGGCGTTCAATGAGCAGCATTTTCTCCATTTGTATCGACCATTTCTTTCGTGTCATATATAGCAAAAAGATTAAACAGACTAGCACCAATATTGTACTGAAATGTGTCATTGAAAACATCTCGAACAACGGTTCCACCTTCTCACCCTCCCTTTTCCAACATTCACATCTTCTATTATTATTCGTGCTCGTTTTACAAAATCCCTCTGTTTTTGTTTAATGCAAAAAGAAGTAGTTGGAGGAACCAATGTCTTGGTCGGTTCAACTACTTTTTCTATTTTTAAGTTTTGTGAAGCTTCAACTTTTTTTCTAAACTATATTAGTTGCTTTGAAATCTTTATTAGAAACTCATAGGTAACTGTTTATACATTATCTCGGACTACTGAATAACTTATAATAGAAACTTTTAATAGATGGAAGGGAGGTTTTTAATTTGCAACAGAGACGAAATGGTAGGAATCGCTTTTGTATATTCCCAGGATATAACTGGTGCGGGCCTGGTTGTAGTGGACCTGGTGCTCCTATAAATGATGTAGATGCAGCCTGCAAAGCACATGACGAGTGCTATAGTAGAGGCAGAAATCTATGTGAATGTGATCGTGAATTTCTCCGCCAACTACGTCCCAAAATAAATAGATATACACAAAAAGGAAGACACGCTCGTCTACTCTATAATTATATGAAGGTACAAACAACTTTCACATGTAACTCTTTTAGAAAGTGGTAGGTACAAAGTGTTTGGTTCCAGGTTCTCATGGAAATCGGAATTATATTAGAATCTGGAACCAATATTAATATGAAGTTACTTCACTATCCCTGCTCTCAGAGTAGTTATACCAAATTCCAAATAACCTTTTAAACAGGTCAACATATAAACCCAGCCTTCTTTATTGTCTACCAATATATTTAATAACTCATCATCGTTTTCTTTAAACCCTTCTTCTTTCACTTCTACAATGGTACTCTTATCATCTAGTTCTTTCATCGAAATTGTTACAACATGTTCTTCCTCAGATGACCCCCATATGAACATAATTTTCTCATTTACTTCGATTTCAGTTACTTTTATATCCACCACTGCATTGTATTCGTCGTATTTCAATGTAATCGTCTTTCCTTGTTCCCATCTTTCAGAACTGGATGAAAACCAAAAGTTCCCGATTTTCGAAGGGTCTATGAATGCTTCAAAGACTTCACTAGCTGGCGTTAATATTTTGAATTTTGTAAGATTGTTCATACTAAATCAACTCCCCTGTAATTGGTTTATTGCAATTGACGGTAAAGTGTTGCCAGTTTCGAGCAAGGTTTTCAAGTTACTAAGAATGGCTGGCCATCCATTATTAAATCCCACAAAAGTATCGTCCTTATCCACTAGGTCGGTTGGGGACAAATATTCATGATTAAGTATTAATTTCACAGCCGAATCTATTGGTTTTAATTGGAAAGTGACCCGCGACGACTGCTCTCTCGACGTTTCATCTCCAAACATATTCCAGGTGAAAGAAAGTAAATGATGCGGCTCATACTTGATTATTATTCCGTGGTCGGTAACTTGTCCATTTCTCGAGTAGGTAATGCTTGAGCCTTCTTGCCAATCAGATTGAATTGTACTTCCGAAAAAGTATTTTTCAGTAAAATCGCTGTTTGTCAAAGCATCCCACAGCTTTTCCGGTGTCGTTGCGATGTAAGTAACATAAACAAATGTTGTATCAGTCATTTTTTTCGCCTCCAATGTATTATTAAGTTCAAGCATTCTTCGTTCCTATTTTAAGTATATTTTAAAATCCTCTGTATTTGTAATAAAGAGGATTTTTATTGTTCCATATAGTTAAAAAGTAATCCGAAATGCTAAATGAGAATCCCGAGGAAAGTGAATCAGTCACTTCCCTCGGATTTTTCAAAACATCATTATATACAGTTATAGTAGAATCATTTCTTCTTTTTCTTTTTGTCTTCTGCTTTCTTTATATTCTCAGCCACTCTAAATTTAACGATCTCGCTTATTAATTCATAAGGCATTGGCTTTCCTATAGGAAACTGCACTGAACCTTTTGCTCCTTTATATCCAGTTAATTTATCTTTATATACAGCAATTCCATTAGCACCTGGATAAAATCCTATATGATTTTTATAGCCAGCAAAACAAACCAGATTTCCATGTAAAGCAAAAGCGGGCATCTGATAACTTATCTTTTCTTCTGCATCTGGTGCTGACTCTTTAATAACCGCTCTTAGCGTTTTTAGTATTTCCTGTACCTCAGGAGGAAAGGTTGATATATATTCATCAATAGATGTAAAAGTGATTTTGTTTTCTGTCATGATTTCTCCTTTATTAAACTTTTTTGTCGTTGAATACTTTTTTCTATTTGGATCTGTTGAACGATCCACATAAGGTTTGACGGTTATTTCGGTCATTTATATCCTTCATTTCTACCTACATAATAAAACATCTCACTTAGATTATACATAAACGCATACCATTTTTATTATCAATGCGTTTCTGTATAGGGTGAAAAGCTTGTAGCTATACTAGTGAGTGTTGAAACAAATGAGGAAAAAGTATATTCAACAATTTCAGCAGCAATAGAAAAATGAGGAATTGAAAATAGGAGGAATTAATTTTGAGCATGAAAGAGAATAATTTGTCCATTTCTGCTTTAGGTGGAATAAATGAAATCGGCAAAAACATGTATATCATTCAATATTCAAACGAAATCGTAATCATCGATTGCGGCGCTAAATTTGCAGATAAAGATTTATTAGGAATTGATTTGATTATCCCTGACATTACTTATTTACAGGAAAATAAGGAAAAAATCAAAGGACTAGTTGTTACACATGGACACGAAGACCATATTGGAGGGATTCCCTATCTCTTGAAAAAATTGAACGTCCCTATTTATGCGACTCGTTTTACACTCGGATTAATTGAATTGAAATTAAAAGAGCATAAACTTCTTAGGGAAACAGAGTTGGTAGAAATCAACTCTGATTCAAATTTGGACTTTGGTGAAATCGGTGTAAGCTTTTTCAAAACTAGCCATAGTATACCCGATTGTCTAGGGATAGTATTTCAGACACCAGAAGGAAATGTCGTTCATACTGGGGACTTTAAATTCGATTTAACACCTGTGAACGATCAATATTCTGATATCCATAAAATGGCCGAAATTGGTACACAGGGGGTGTTGGCGCTAATATCAGAAAGTACGAATGCCGAACGCCCTGGTTCTACCCCATCAGAACAACTTGTAGGTGGGCATATTGAAGATGCGTTCAAGAAGGCTAAGCGCAAAATCTTTATCTCAACTTTTGCTTCTAACATCAATCGTGTTCAACAAGTAGTCGATGCAGCATTAATCACAAATCGGAAGGTTGCATTGCTTGGACGTAGTATGGTGAATGTCGTATCTGTTGCTGTAGAACGTGGGTATTTAAACGTTCCACATTGGATGCTGATCGATGCACGTGATGTCAATCAATATCCTCCTGAAAGAGTGGTTATTTTATGTACAGGGAGTCAAGGGGAACCCTTAGCCGCACTTTCTCGCTTGTCGAGCGGGAACAATCGGGATGTAAAGATTTTACCTGAAGACACAGTTATTTTAGCAGCATCACCGATACCTGGTAATGAGAAGGATGTTTCACGTATCGTAGACAACTTGTTTCAATTGGATGCAAATGTGATCTATGGATCTTCCAGCATAACAGGTATGCATGTATCGGGTCATGGGTATCAAGAGGATTTAAAACTCATGCTTACATTAATGAAACCGAAATATTTTATCCCTATCCACGGGGAGTATAGAATGCTTCATCAGCACCGTTTGTTAGCAGAATCTGTCGGCGTAACAAAAGAAAACACATTCATTCTTAAAAATGGTGATGTCCTTGATATTCAAAATGCGGTAGCTCGTCAAACTAGAAAGATACCGGCTGGTGATACTTACGTGGATGGTTTGGGTAGTGACGAAGTTGGAGAAATTGTGTTACGCGACCGGAAACAGCTTTCTGAAGATGGAATGCTGGTGATTGTCTTAACGATTAGTAAGACAGATGGAACAATGTTTTCGGAACCTGATACTATTTCACGTGGGTTCGTCTATGCAAAGGATTCTCAGGAACTCATAAGAAACTTGAATAGCGTAGCTAAAACAACCGTTAACAATTTTAAAGAAGTAAATATTCTTGCCATGAAAAGAGCAATTAAAAAAGAAGTGGGACAATATTTATTTAAACAAACGAAGAAAAAACCAATGATCCTTCCTATCATAATTGAAATCTAATCGAGACATTCGTACGTAGTATACGAATTGGAACTGAGGGTTTTATATATCCATAATTTCAAGAGGAATTAACCAAAAAGTCATTGTCTTAATGTAGAAATGATACTAATTCCTAAACTGTTAGTATCAATCTTCTCTGAATTGTCCACATTAGTAAAAAGGAGGTGTGATATTTTATGGCTACTGATGTTCTTTGTGAGGTTAACAACTGTTCTTATTGGGCCTCTGGAAACAAATGTGATGCAACAGCAATTTATGTAGTAACAAGTCGTATGAATAAAGAGGCCTCAACTAGTGAAGAAACAGATTGTAAAACATTTGAAAAGAAAGAGGAAGACTCCTTCCATTAATTTCGCCTAACCGGAGAAGCTCATGAGCTCTAAGCATGGGCTTCCTTCTCGTTCTCTAATTATTTTGCTAATAAAAATTATATGTATGTAGTATTGTGTTGGATTCCAGGTTCTCATTGAATACAGAATTTTTTAAGAACCTGGATCTAATAAATCATGAGTCTTTCCATCTCTCTAGTTTATGCATATTTCTTGTAAACATTTTCGCTAAAAACTTAGGAAATTTCATCTCTGTCATTTTATCCATTACTCTTTCTTTCATCTCATCTACTGTAAAATTTGGCAAAGTAAATTCCCCATTTTCATAACAATGGCTACAATACATAATGCTATTCTTTCCATTAGCTTCAGTTCCTGCCCCTTTTTCATCCCTCTTTAATGGCATTCCACAACTTTGACAGTTTTTATAATTACTTTGCATATTATTTCCTCCTATCATTTAAAATATAGTTTCGCACAAATTTCCTATTTCTTCAATTTTTGATTCAAATTTTTATGCCACAACCTTTTTCTTTTGGACTGTTATATTTTCTGTTGTCTTTTCAGCATATAATTTGTGGTAGAATCCTCGCAGACACCTCTGAGCCAAACGAGACCTTTAACAGTGTCATTCTTTATTAAATACTGTAAGGAGACTCTTTGATGAAATTCTAACCAAAAACAACTTATTGCCATTTTCTAACTAGCACTTTGTCATGTTCATACCTTTTAATAATTATACTTAACTTTTGATACCAATCATTACATAGTTTAATTGCTTCCATATATTCATCAGAGTCTATAGCGAGGGAATCTTCGTTTTCTATAAAAACATATTCTATAATGGGATTTGTTAAATCATCGACTAGTATTTTCAAACTGAGTTTTGTTATAGTTTCATCCTCTTCCTCATCGTCCTCTTCATCTTCATCCTCTCCCTCGCCAAACTCTTCTTCTGAATCACCTTCATACTCAAGATCCCTATCTTTTAACGAATCTCCTAGTAATCCACCCTTGGGATATAAAGATAAAATACTTTCCTCTTCTACAATGGCAACTTCTAGTATTTTTTGGAACGGAATGTCTTCTATATCAAATTCTACTTCCAGGGATTCTCTCTTAGCCAAATAAAGAATATTTGTTACTTCGTTGATTAGTAAGGAGTTTAAACAATTGGGGGATAAGATAAATTGAGTATGTGGAATTTCTTCCAACCATTCTTCACTTATCCTTCTAATTTCATCGTTTCTTTTATCAAATGAACGCTTCCACTCCATATTAGCCCAGAAGAATAAACCTACTGAAATGATTAGATAAATACCAATAGCTCGCATAGTTTGCAAGGAAAATGATAAAAAGAAATAAACAGCACTTAATAGGTATATGAGTAATATTTTCATTTACATTCCACCTTGTAGATAATATTCTCTCTAGAAATCTATTTACTTATATAAGAGATACTATTCGATGGCCTGTATTTATATTCTCAATATTATTTTTAAATCTATTAAATGAATCAATTTCATATTTCCAATTTACATGAAAAAACACGAACAATACTAAAGGTATATATATTTATTTTACACGGAATAAGTATAGTTGATTTCCGCTATAGGCGGACGCTTTCTGCGGGGTGAGCGGTAAGCCATCACCACAGCTCACGCATCGTTTGTGATGGCTTATCTGTCTCACTCCAAAGTGCCAACATGCATTAAGTTGATTCCTGCATAACACCCATGCACTTAGACAATAGTTTTGCTGACAAATGGTGTTTGTTATAGGATAATGGTGATATATTTGACGGACAAAATATTAGGGGAAAAACTCCAAAAAAAGGATGTGCTAAACGATGAATTTAGAAATAGTTATGCAGGAGCTTGAAGTGCTTGGCAAGGAACGATCTAAAAAAATGTACATGTCCAATGGGGCACATGAGCCGCTTTTTGGTGTAGCAACAGGTGCTATGAAACCAATCGTAAAAAAAATAAAAATAAATCAGCCATTAGCTGAAGAGCTGTATGCCACAGGGAACTACGATGCGATGTACTTTGCAGGCATTATTGCAGACCCAAAAGCTATGACGGAGTCGGATTATGATCGCTGGATGGATGCAGCGTATTTTTATATGCTTTCCGATTATGTAGTGGCCGTCACTTTATCAGAGTCAGACATTGCACAAGAAGTTGCTGATAAATGGATTGCAAGCGGTGAAGAGCTGAGAATGTCAGCGGGCTGGAGTTGCTACTGTTGGCTTTTAGGGAATCGAAAAGACGTTGAATTTTCAGAAAGTAATATTTCCGATATGCTTGATATGGTGAAAAATGCGATTCATGATTCTCCAGAACGAGCGAAATCCGCTATGAATAATTTTGTATACACGGTGGGGACTTCCTATTTGCCGCTCCATGAAAAGGCAATCGAGACTGCAAAGACAATAGGAATAGTCGAAGTCAAACGGGACCAGAAAAAAAGCAGTTTCCTAAATGCTTACGAAAGTATTCAAAAAGAAGTCGATAAAGGAAGGATTGGTTTTAAACGCAAGCATGTAAGATGCTAAAGTTAGCCTTGCATTGCGCGATGATCTTCATTTATCCAGGGCATTAACCCAACAAGGATTTTCTCTATTTTTGTTTAAATTCTTAACTCCCAAGGAAGAACGTAATTTTCTTCCACATTCTGTGTTGAAGCAGGGCTTCATGGATGGCTAACGCGCAGGTTAGATGAACAAGTTATAAATTGAATAGTTTAAAGTTAAAGAGCATTTCTTTGTAATGATGAATGCTCTTTATCTTTTTTAAAAATGAAAAGGATAAAAATATAACAATAATAATACAATAAAATACAATAACATTTTATTTTAAAACGATAAAATATGTGTTAAAGTCAAATTAACAATAAATAAGTGAGGTGCTTTTTTTGAAACGAGGAACAACACTTTTTTTAAAGATAGCTGTTATTCTTATTGGTATTCCCGTTCTTGCTTTGTGTATATTTTTGGTGCCTGAGATTGCAAATTTTGCAGCAGAATTGTATCCAGATATTACTTATATTAAATATCTCGTTTTCATCGATTTTTATGCGGCGTCGATACCTTTTTACTTTGCTCTGTATCAAGCTTTTAAACTATTAAGCTATATAGACAAGAGTAAAGCTTTCTCGGATTTATCCGTAAGGGCTTTAAAGACGATTAAATATTGTGCAATCACAATCAGTATCTTGTATGTATTAGGCATGCCACTCTTCTATCTCATAGCGGAGATGGACGACGCCCCAGGTATTATAGTAATCGGAATGGTTCTCATCTTTGCTTCACTTGTAATTGCAG is part of the Psychrobacillus sp. FSL H8-0483 genome and encodes:
- a CDS encoding TIGR02206 family membrane protein is translated as MEPLFEMFSMTHFSTILVLVCLIFLLYMTRKKWSIQMEKMLLIERLFALSLLLMEVLYHVWLFQTDRWNWGNSLPLELCSISLVMTIVLLYTGNKHVYDFVFYAGIGGALQAVATPVLDLSFPHFRYFHFFYTHFGIIMTALYFTWMKGYRPTFKGIIKTMVALNVLLPIIYGVNIFFQGNYMFLRSKPINGSLLDFLGPYPWYVLSLEIVAFFIFVCLWLLFRKR
- a CDS encoding YbaK/EbsC family protein; the encoded protein is MAIELVRDYFAKFDMEGKIQEFEESSATVELAAQALNVEPARIAKTLSFKKEDSCILVVAAGDTKIDNAKFKSIFGVKAKMLSPDEVLNQVGHAVGGVCPFGIPQDVLVYLDESLKRFDTIFPACGSSNSAIELTCEELYTYANGQQWVDVCKGKD
- a CDS encoding SRPBCC family protein, which produces MTDTTFVYVTYIATTPEKLWDALTNSDFTEKYFFGSTIQSDWQEGSSITYSRNGQVTDHGIIIKYEPHHLLSFTWNMFGDETSREQSSRVTFQLKPIDSAVKLILNHEYLSPTDLVDKDDTFVGFNNGWPAILSNLKTLLETGNTLPSIAINQLQGS
- a CDS encoding SRPBCC family protein, which codes for MNNLTKFKILTPASEVFEAFIDPSKIGNFWFSSSSERWEQGKTITLKYDEYNAVVDIKVTEIEVNEKIMFIWGSSEEEHVVTISMKELDDKSTIVEVKEEGFKENDDELLNILVDNKEGWVYMLTCLKGYLEFGITTLRAGIVK
- a CDS encoding DUF1540 domain-containing protein gives rise to the protein MATDVLCEVNNCSYWASGNKCDATAIYVVTSRMNKEASTSEETDCKTFEKKEEDSFH
- a CDS encoding zinc ribbon domain-containing protein: MQSNYKNCQSCGMPLKRDEKGAGTEANGKNSIMYCSHCYENGEFTLPNFTVDEMKERVMDKMTEMKFPKFLAKMFTRNMHKLERWKDS
- a CDS encoding phospholipase, whose product is MQQRRNGRNRFCIFPGYNWCGPGCSGPGAPINDVDAACKAHDECYSRGRNLCECDREFLRQLRPKINRYTQKGRHARLLYNYMKVQTTFTCNSFRKW
- a CDS encoding DUF1801 domain-containing protein, whose product is MTENKITFTSIDEYISTFPPEVQEILKTLRAVIKESAPDAEEKISYQMPAFALHGNLVCFAGYKNHIGFYPGANGIAVYKDKLTGYKGAKGSVQFPIGKPMPYELISEIVKFRVAENIKKAEDKKKKKK
- a CDS encoding DUF2975 domain-containing protein — protein: MKRGTTLFLKIAVILIGIPVLALCIFLVPEIANFAAELYPDITYIKYLVFIDFYAASIPFYFALYQAFKLLSYIDKSKAFSDLSVRALKTIKYCAITISILYVLGMPLFYLIAEMDDAPGIIVIGMVLIFASLVIAVFAAVLQKLLKEAIDIKSENDLTV
- a CDS encoding NUDIX domain-containing protein, with the protein product MDITFKTPEGRFNYRVAGLLIHEDKLLIMQDENQPYYYVPGGRVMLHEKSEDAIKREIREELSIDVNVKRMLWANENFFVEDTLKEKFHEICFFYLLELKDEEIVVDHGEEFVVNENGKIHTYYWKRLEELKDINVYPPFLKEKIKELPLHVEHIIET
- a CDS encoding DUF2812 domain-containing protein, whose protein sequence is MEKVILKLKPSNYWRIGEHESWFSDMASEGLHLRKLGWLFVHFLKEEPRKTRYRIDALQNKTITSEQQELYADSGWSYVTSYGMFSVFSSPVELNAPELHTDPEEQSYTLKALDKKVASSALLVAIITLLFIGLIYFALFANSTPTLALIEGKTIPPMTLFIIIYSAYYAIQATIAVRSLRKKLKEGKPINHYAPWRKMRNVDLMISNVLIVFALVIAILPFVQIAKVGIKEMPIENTDLPIIRLADVEQNAEMVRYKTHMQDPIDRANRYLREWSILAPIQYEADERGLISGQEWRDGSGLYSPSIHNRVYKLTFSTMSEDLIDDLIKRYSSWDKEKEYVQMEHSSFDLLIVHEGEEIKEVFAAKGKGVIYVRYYGYADIDGLITNTAQQISLIAD
- a CDS encoding DNA alkylation repair protein, which encodes MNLEIVMQELEVLGKERSKKMYMSNGAHEPLFGVATGAMKPIVKKIKINQPLAEELYATGNYDAMYFAGIIADPKAMTESDYDRWMDAAYFYMLSDYVVAVTLSESDIAQEVADKWIASGEELRMSAGWSCYCWLLGNRKDVEFSESNISDMLDMVKNAIHDSPERAKSAMNNFVYTVGTSYLPLHEKAIETAKTIGIVEVKRDQKKSSFLNAYESIQKEVDKGRIGFKRKHVRC
- a CDS encoding GNAT family N-acetyltransferase; this translates as MRIEKLKQDRVNEFLSYCKKHKMELDDSFLYEEDLQNFEPNDENPTHILTNQQGIIVGAVSLMIDDYSKRGKKARFRIFHSEMDNIECYTRMMEAILKHTEGLEKVYLFVPFTNIKLVEFMEGLKFEVERYSFVLVREELEVPAFRLPPGYDIRPFHSGSDEETWCEVRNAGFAKLQGSETPITPEMVQKMMTSEDHIEGGSMILYHQNRAVGVIRGSDDEYENSPIMNIGPIAILPEYQGQGLGRSLLRASLQFAKEKSYSKTILCVNADNERAKALYIQEGFEQVEAVTCYKYELSEE
- a CDS encoding ribonuclease J; this encodes MSMKENNLSISALGGINEIGKNMYIIQYSNEIVIIDCGAKFADKDLLGIDLIIPDITYLQENKEKIKGLVVTHGHEDHIGGIPYLLKKLNVPIYATRFTLGLIELKLKEHKLLRETELVEINSDSNLDFGEIGVSFFKTSHSIPDCLGIVFQTPEGNVVHTGDFKFDLTPVNDQYSDIHKMAEIGTQGVLALISESTNAERPGSTPSEQLVGGHIEDAFKKAKRKIFISTFASNINRVQQVVDAALITNRKVALLGRSMVNVVSVAVERGYLNVPHWMLIDARDVNQYPPERVVILCTGSQGEPLAALSRLSSGNNRDVKILPEDTVILAASPIPGNEKDVSRIVDNLFQLDANVIYGSSSITGMHVSGHGYQEDLKLMLTLMKPKYFIPIHGEYRMLHQHRLLAESVGVTKENTFILKNGDVLDIQNAVARQTRKIPAGDTYVDGLGSDEVGEIVLRDRKQLSEDGMLVIVLTISKTDGTMFSEPDTISRGFVYAKDSQELIRNLNSVAKTTVNNFKEVNILAMKRAIKKEVGQYLFKQTKKKPMILPIIIEI
- a CDS encoding PadR family transcriptional regulator — translated: MAYTGAPMTEAMYYVLLALVNPNHGYSLMNTITEISRGRVEMGPGTLYGVLSRIQKEGLITLSEDDGRRKTYTITADGKEALRNEYNRLVALVDDGIFLKEGDENGKGNSKTETK